A window of the Lactuca sativa cultivar Salinas chromosome 5, Lsat_Salinas_v11, whole genome shotgun sequence genome harbors these coding sequences:
- the LOC111881482 gene encoding protein EDS1: MEVERDSVKLSLSNELTKTAQSLSMESHKQNKPFITNLNKKPSMEVAIFAFPGSWEVSDWYHDDRFGETEVDRKLFKSMCRIGENRPAKVNAAFLKRFQDLLNDSTFKSEVEKAVNTNKKILFTGHSYGGAIASFATLWILDEYVKNRGKKFPIGCVTFGSPLIGDRTLSHAVRREKWAGHFTHFVMEHDIVPRMMLSPKISIQQHLPSILKFFHKQVNAIDDKPHKSRKLIFSKSGPGKRTAEDRSIGDDEGVEFFENVIINASTVSSHVAFELMEPTNSLMEKLSVDFVKVSPYRPSGFYVFCTSHSQQFRVENPNAVLQLLFYFLQLTDESQNLVDFSSKSFNESFSYEEQVKNVLQLENLIDLKDLNDHLLTPNGTADDAVRTSNEALFQLSARARCCLIAAEEAENRKKENEKMIDKSMKKYATPEEKNKKRNRTELKFIEDILDELREYKKNHTDYYEAFKLQKEHDVDFLVNVDRLKLAKIFDEIVEMVMRDDLPDEFEGREEWVKVGTEFRRLFEPLDIGNYYRHSKGDDNNKVYLDVRPKRYKFTQRWYEHANGMGFELVSETNFVALLEEIKKEVEETKKKPIDMVKEEFQNLEKQVQNWISDHKIRKDDDDVFWGESFFSVLRGKLG; this comes from the exons ATGGAGGTAGAGAGAGACTCAGTGAAACTGAGCCTGAGCAATGAGCTAACAAAAACAGCTCAATCACTATCCATGGAATCCCACAAACAAAACAAACCTTTCATCACAAACCTCAACAAGAAACCATCAATGGAGGTTGCTATCTTCGCATTTCCAGGATCGTGGGAAGTCAGCGACTGGTACCATGATGATCGTTTTGGAGAAACCGAGGTTGATCGTAAACTCTTCAAGTCCATGTGCCGGATCGGAGAGAATCGACCCGCCAAAGTCAACGCAGCGTTTCTTAAAAGATTCCAAGATCTTTTAAACGATTCCACCTTCAAATCGGAG GTAGAGAAAGCTGTGAACACAAATAAGAAGATTTTGTTCACAGGGCATTCGTATGGTGGTGCAATAGCAAGTTTTGCCACACTTTGGATACTTGATGAGTACGTAAAAAATCGCGGTAAAAAATTCCCGATCGGATGCGTAACTTTCGGGTCACCTCTGATTGGTGATCGGACCCTCTCCCACGCGGTCCGGCGTGAGAAATGGGCGGGTCATTTTACCCATTTTGTGATGGAACACGACATTGTTCCTCGGATGATGCTATCTCCTAAGATATCAATTCAACAACATCTACCTAGTATTCTCAAATTCTTCCACAAACAAGTCAACGCCATTGATGATAAGCCCCACAAAAGTCGAAAGTTGATCTTCAGCAAATCGGGTCCGGGAAAACGGACGGCGGAAGATCGGTCGATAGGAGACGATGAAGGTGTTGAGTTCTTTGagaatgtaataataaatgcatcAACAGTTTCTAGTCATGTTGCATTTGAGCTCATGGAACCTACAAATTCTCTAATGGAGAAGCTATCGGTTGACTTTGTAAAAGTCTCTCCGTATAGACCATCGGGTTTTTACGTTTTCTGCACTAGCCATTCTCAACAGTTTCGGGTGGAAAACCCGAACGCTGTTCTACAGTTACTGTTTTATTTCTTACAGTTAACCGACGAAAGTCAAAATCTGGTTGATTTTTCGtcgaaaagtttcaatgaaaGTTTTAGTTATGAAGAACAAGTGAAGAACGTGTTACAGCTGGAAAACTTGATCGACCTGAAAGACCTCAACGACCACTTGTTGACTCCTAATGGTACTGCAGATGATGCGGTTCGTACAAGTAACGAAGCTCTATTTCAACTG AGTGCACGTGCAAGATGCTGTTTAATAGCTGCTGAAGAGGCGGAGAATAGGAAGAAAGAAAACGAGAAGATGATCGATAAGTCGATGAAAAAATACGCAACACCGGAAGAGAAGAATAAGAAAAGAAATCGAACTGAGCTTAAGTTCATCGAGGATATTCTGGATGAACTCCGTGAGTACAAAAAAAATCACACTGATTACTACGAAGCCTTCAAGCTTCAAAAGGAGCACGACGTGGACTTCTTGGTTAACGTAGACAGGCTGAAGCTGGCTAAAATATTTGACGAAATTGTGGAGATGGTGATGCGCGATGATCTTCCTGATGAATTTGAAGGTCGGGAGGAGTGGGTGAAGGTAGGGACGGAGTTCAGGCGACTGTTTGAGCCTTTAGATATTGGGAATTATTATCGCCACTCAAAAGGAGATGATAACAATAAAGTTTATTTGGATGTTAGACCAAAAAGGTACAAGTTTACACAGCGCTGGTATGAACATGCAAATGGGATGGGGTTTGAGTTGGTTTCAGAGACTAATTTTGTTGCGCTACTTGAAGAAATTAAGAAGGAGGTGGAGGAGACTAAGAAGAAGCCGATTGATATGGTTAAAGAGGAATTCCAGAATCTGGAGAAACAAGTTCAAAACTGGATTTCTGACCACAAAATACgaaaagatgatgatgatgtattTTGGGGAGAATCTTTTTTCTCTGTGTTGCGGGGAAAACTCGGATAA